In Haemophilus parainfluenzae, one genomic interval encodes:
- the thrA gene encoding bifunctional aspartate kinase/homoserine dehydrogenase I: MRVLKFGGTSLANPERFSQAAQLIEKAHLEEQAAGVLSAPAKITNHLVALSEKAALNQPTDTHFNEAIEIFYNIINGLHAENNKFDLAGTKALIDAEFAQIKGLLEEIRQAGKVEDKVKATIDCRGEKLSIAMMKAWFEARGYNVHIVDPVKQLLAQGGYLESSVDIEESIKRVDAKSIGKDKVVLMAGFTACNDKGELVLLGRNGSDYSAACLAACLDASVCEIWTDVDGVYTCDPRLVPDARLLPSLSYREAMELSYFGAKVIHPRTIGPLLPKQIPCVIKNTGNSSAPGSIIDGHVKSEGLQVKGITNLDNVAMFNVSGPGMQGMVGMAARVFSAMSKAGISVILITQSSSEYSISFCVPVKSADAAKAILEQEFAAELKAHELEPIEVAKDLSIISVVGDGMKQAKGIAARFFSALAQANISLVAIAQGSSERSISAVVAQNKAIEAVKATHQALFNNKKVVDMFLVGVGGVGSELIEQIKQQKEYLAKKDIEIRVCALANSTKMLLNENGLNLDNWKADLENATQPSDFDVLLSFIKLHHVVNPVFVDCTTAESVAGLYARALKEGFHVVTPNKKANTRELAYYHELRRNAQASQHKFLYETNVGAGLPVIENLQNLLAAGDELEYFEGILSGSLSFIFGKLEEGLSLSEVTALAREKGFTEPDPRDDLSGQDVARKLLILAREAGLELELSDVEVEGVLPKGFSEGKSADEFMAMLPQLDAEFKARVEAAKAEGKVLRYVGQIKDGHCKVSIIAVDQNNPLYKVKDGENALAFYTRYYQPIPLLLRGYGAGNAVTAAGIFADILRTLHH, translated from the coding sequence ATGCGCGTATTAAAATTTGGTGGCACTTCATTAGCCAACCCTGAGCGTTTCTCGCAAGCAGCTCAATTAATCGAAAAAGCTCATTTAGAAGAACAAGCAGCCGGTGTTTTATCCGCTCCTGCTAAAATTACTAATCATCTTGTCGCCCTCTCTGAAAAAGCCGCATTAAACCAACCAACCGATACCCACTTTAACGAAGCCATTGAAATTTTCTATAACATCATTAATGGTTTGCACGCTGAAAATAATAAATTTGATCTTGCGGGTACCAAAGCCCTCATTGATGCAGAATTTGCCCAAATTAAAGGTTTATTAGAAGAAATCCGCCAAGCAGGCAAAGTAGAAGATAAGGTTAAAGCAACCATTGACTGCCGTGGTGAAAAATTATCGATTGCCATGATGAAAGCGTGGTTTGAAGCTCGTGGATACAATGTTCACATTGTTGATCCAGTTAAACAATTATTAGCGCAGGGCGGTTACTTAGAATCTTCAGTTGATATTGAAGAATCTATAAAACGCGTTGATGCGAAAAGTATCGGAAAGGATAAAGTTGTCTTAATGGCAGGTTTTACCGCTTGTAATGACAAAGGCGAATTAGTGTTATTAGGTCGTAACGGTTCTGATTATTCAGCCGCTTGTTTAGCCGCTTGTTTAGATGCGTCTGTTTGCGAAATCTGGACTGATGTAGACGGCGTTTATACTTGTGATCCACGTTTAGTGCCAGATGCACGTTTATTACCAAGCCTTTCTTATCGTGAAGCAATGGAGCTTTCTTATTTTGGTGCGAAAGTGATCCATCCACGTACAATTGGTCCATTATTACCAAAACAAATCCCTTGTGTGATTAAAAACACCGGTAATTCATCTGCACCAGGTTCAATAATCGATGGTCATGTGAAATCTGAAGGGTTACAGGTGAAAGGGATTACTAACCTTGATAACGTGGCAATGTTCAATGTTTCAGGCCCAGGTATGCAAGGTATGGTGGGAATGGCCGCTCGTGTCTTCTCTGCCATGTCGAAAGCAGGGATTTCGGTCATTTTAATCACGCAGTCTTCTTCTGAATACAGCATCAGTTTCTGTGTGCCAGTGAAATCAGCGGATGCTGCGAAAGCAATCTTAGAACAAGAGTTTGCTGCAGAATTAAAAGCCCATGAATTAGAACCGATTGAAGTTGCAAAAGATCTTTCTATTATCTCTGTTGTGGGCGATGGCATGAAACAAGCTAAGGGTATCGCAGCTCGTTTCTTCTCTGCATTGGCTCAAGCGAATATCAGCCTAGTCGCGATTGCACAAGGTTCTTCTGAGCGTTCAATTTCAGCGGTAGTGGCGCAAAATAAAGCGATTGAAGCTGTGAAAGCGACTCACCAAGCCCTTTTTAATAATAAGAAGGTCGTCGATATGTTTCTAGTCGGCGTAGGTGGGGTAGGCAGTGAATTGATTGAACAAATCAAACAACAAAAAGAGTACCTTGCAAAGAAGGATATTGAGATCCGTGTTTGTGCCTTAGCGAATTCAACAAAAATGCTTTTAAATGAAAACGGATTGAATTTAGATAATTGGAAAGCTGATCTTGAAAATGCAACCCAACCTTCTGATTTCGATGTGTTGTTATCTTTCATTAAATTACATCACGTAGTGAATCCAGTCTTTGTCGATTGTACAACGGCTGAATCGGTCGCAGGACTTTATGCGCGAGCGTTAAAAGAAGGCTTCCATGTGGTAACACCAAACAAAAAAGCGAATACCCGTGAATTAGCCTATTACCATGAATTACGTCGTAATGCACAAGCAAGCCAACATAAATTCTTATACGAAACTAACGTAGGGGCAGGCTTACCGGTTATCGAAAACTTACAGAACTTATTGGCTGCAGGTGATGAACTTGAGTATTTTGAAGGCATTTTATCAGGCTCACTTTCTTTCATCTTCGGCAAATTAGAAGAAGGACTTTCTCTTTCAGAAGTGACCGCACTTGCTCGTGAAAAAGGCTTTACAGAACCCGATCCTCGTGATGATTTATCGGGTCAAGATGTGGCGCGTAAATTGCTTATTTTAGCGCGTGAAGCGGGTCTAGAACTTGAGCTTTCCGATGTGGAAGTTGAAGGCGTGTTACCGAAAGGCTTCTCTGAAGGCAAATCAGCGGATGAATTTATGGCGATGTTGCCACAATTGGATGCGGAATTTAAAGCACGCGTTGAAGCCGCGAAAGCAGAAGGAAAAGTATTGCGCTATGTAGGCCAAATTAAAGATGGCCACTGCAAAGTATCAATCATTGCCGTAGATCAAAATAATCCATTGTATAAGGTGAAAGACGGTGAAA